The Amycolatopsis nigrescens CSC17Ta-90 genomic interval ACGAACTCGGCCTGTAGCAACTATGTAGCACAATTCTGAAGATTGAGCTACGATACCGGGGTGGACACCGAGCTGATCGGCCAGCGCGAGCTGCGCAACGACAACGCGGAAATCATGCGCCGGGTCGAGGCAGGTGAGAGCTTCACCGTGACGCGCAACGGAAAGCCGATCGCCGACCTGGTGCCGCACCACCGTGTCGTCGAGGTGCCGCGCGGGGTTTCCGCCGGTGAGCTGGTCGGGATCCTCCAGGCCCTGCCGCCGATCGACGTCGACCAGTGGCGGCGGGAGCGGGAAGAGGACGACCTGGTCTTCGGGCCGGACGACGTCGGAGAGGGCGCCGGGTGAGCGGCAGGGTCCTGTTCGACACCTCGGTGATCATCGACTCCGCCGGTGTCCGGCTCGGCTCGTTCAGCGACGCGGAGCCGGTGGTGAGCGCGGTGACCGTCGCCGAACTGGCCTACGGCCTCGACACGCGTGACCCGATCGAGCGGCACAACCGGCTGGAGCGCTACCACGCCGTGCTCGACCGGATGGCCGTGCTGGCCTTCGACAAACCGGCCGCCACCTTCTACGGCACCCTCGCGGCACTGGTCCGGCAGTCCGGCCGCGATCCGCGGCCGCGGCGGATGGACCTGCAGATCGCCGCGACCGCCGTCGCGCACCGGATCCCGGTCGTCACCCGCAACGGCAAGGACTTCGCCGGCCTGGAGCGGCTTCTTCAGGTGATCGCCGTCTAGCCGGTGCGCACCGTGCTCGGCCGTACGCCGCGTACGCGTTTGAAGGCCGCGCTGAACGCGAAGCCGTCCGCGTAACCGACCTTGGCCGCCACCGCGGCCACCGTCGCGTCCTCGTGGCGCAGCAGGTCCGCCGCCAGGGTCATCCGCCAGCCGGTCAGGTAGGACAGCGGTGGTTCCCCGACCAGCTCGGTGAACCGCTTCGCCAGCGTGGCACGGGAGACGCCGGCTTCGGCGGCCAGCGCGGCCACCGTCCACGGCCGCGCCGGAGCGTCGTGCACCGCGCGCAGCACGGTGCCCACCACCGGATCGCCGAGCGCGCGGTACCAGGCGGGCGGCTCCGCCTCCGGCCGGTCGAACCAGTCCCGCAGGGTGGCCACCAGCAGCAGGTCGAGCAGGCGGTCCAGGATCACCTGCTGGCCGGGCCGGTCGGCGGCGATCTCGCGGGCGAGCAGCTCGAACTCCGGGCACGGCGTGCCGTCCGCCGGCACCACCAGTATCGGCGGCAACGCGGCGAGCAGCCGGTCGCAGACCACCCCGGACGCGCGGCAGGCGCCGACCAGCATGGTGGACGTGCCGCCGCCGGAAGGGCTGCCCCAGCTGCGCGGGCCGAGCCGGTTCCGCTCGCTCAGGTCCTCCCCGGTTTCGGTGCTGGTGCACCGATCGGGCCCGTACACGACGATCGTGGGCTCGCTGCCGGGCCGGTCGGTGAGCACGAACGGTGCCGGCCCGCGCACCAGCGCGACGTCGCCTTGGAGCAGCGAGATGGGCTCCGCGTCCTGCCCGATGAGCCAGCCGTCGCCGCACATCATCGCGCACATGCTCAGCTCGGCGTCGTGGGCGAAGCGCATCGACCATGGCGGCGAAAGCACGGACCGGCCGAACATCGCACTGTCGGCGCGGATCCCGCGGAGGAGATCAGCGAAGGCGTCCACCCCGGCAGCTTAGACGATTGGACATCGAATCCAGCTTTCCAATCATGGAACGTCCAGTCGCGCACCGGTTGACTGGGCCCATGACCGAACAACCGATCCTGGTCCTCGGGGCCACCGGCAAGACCGGCCGCCGGGTGGCCGACCGGCTCCGCGCCGACGGGCAGCGGGTCCGCGCGGCCTCCCGTTCCGGCGAGACCCGCTTCGACTGGACCGAACCGTCCACTTGGGACAGTGCACTGTCCGGGGTGCGGGCGGCCTTTCTGGTCGCGCCGGAGGACGAACCCGGCGTGCCGCCCGAGTTCGTCCGGCGCGCCGCAGAACACGGTGTCCCGCGGCTGGTCCTGCTCTCCGCACGCGGGGTGGAGGAGCTTGGCGACGACGCCCTGCTCGCCGCCGAGCACGCGGTTCGCGGGTCCGGCGCCGAGTGGACGATCCTGCGGCCGAGCTGGTTCGACCAGAACTTCGACGAGGGCATGTTCCGGCCCGCGCTGCTGGCCGGTGAGCTGGTGCTGCCGGTGGGGGACGGGCTGGAGCCGTTCATCGACGCCGGCGACATCGCCGACGTGGCCGTCGCCGCGCTGACCGGCGACGGGCACGCGGGCCGGACCTACGAGCTGACCGGTCCGCGTGCGCTGTCCTTCGCCGAAGCTGTCGGGCTCATCGCCTCCGCGTCCGGCCGGCCGATCCGCTTCACCGACCTGCCGGCCGAGCAGTTCGCAGCCGCCCAGCTGGCCGACGGTGTGCCCAAGGAAGCCGTCGACCTGCTGACCGAGCTGTTCGAGACGATCCGCCTCAGCCGCAACGCCGCCGTCACCGACGACGTCCGCCACGTCCTCGGCCGCCCGCCCCGCGACTTCACCACCTACGCCACCACCTGGCGCTGACCCCCTGCCAACCGTCCTTGGCCAGACGCGGGTCAGGCGATGGGGACGCTGGCGACACCGGGGGCGAGGAAGGGCTTCCCGGTGACCTTCTCCGACACGCCGGTGCGGTCCAGGTACGGGGTGATCCCGCCAAGCCAGAACGGCCAGCCGGCGCCGAGCAGCAGGCACAGGTCGATGTCCTGCGCCTCGGCGACCACGCCCTCGTCGAGCATGATCCGCACCTCCTCGGCCATCGCGCCCAGCGCCCGCGCGCGGACCTCGTCGGCGGTGGACGGCCGGTCCTCCTGCTGCCACAGGGCGGCGACCTCGGGGTCGACCGTCGCGTTCCCTTTATCGTCCCAGACCCAGACCCCGGACTTGCCCGCGTCGACGAACCGGCGCAGGTTCTCGCTCACCTTGAACCGGTCCGGGAAAGCCTCGTGCAGGGTGTCGCCGACGTGCAGCGCGATGGCGGGGCCGACCAACTGCATCAGGGTCAGCGGCGACATCGGCAGGCCGAGCGGTTCGAGCGCGCGGTCGGCCACCTCGAACGGGGTGCCCTCGTCGGCCGCGGTCAGCACCTCGCCGAGAAACCGCAGCAGCAGCCGGTTCACCACGAAGGCGGGCGCGTCCTTCACCAGCACGCTGGACTTCTTCAGCTGCTTGCCGACCGAGAAGGCGGTGGCCAGCGAGGCGTCGTCGGTCCGCTCGCCGCGCACGATCTCCAACAGCGGCAGTACCGCGACCGGGTTGAAGAAGTGGAAGCCGACCACGCGCTCCGGGTGCTCGAGCTTGGCC includes:
- a CDS encoding type II toxin-antitoxin system Phd/YefM family antitoxin is translated as MSYDTGVDTELIGQRELRNDNAEIMRRVEAGESFTVTRNGKPIADLVPHHRVVEVPRGVSAGELVGILQALPPIDVDQWRREREEDDLVFGPDDVGEGAG
- a CDS encoding AraC family transcriptional regulator encodes the protein MDAFADLLRGIRADSAMFGRSVLSPPWSMRFAHDAELSMCAMMCGDGWLIGQDAEPISLLQGDVALVRGPAPFVLTDRPGSEPTIVVYGPDRCTSTETGEDLSERNRLGPRSWGSPSGGGTSTMLVGACRASGVVCDRLLAALPPILVVPADGTPCPEFELLAREIAADRPGQQVILDRLLDLLLVATLRDWFDRPEAEPPAWYRALGDPVVGTVLRAVHDAPARPWTVAALAAEAGVSRATLAKRFTELVGEPPLSYLTGWRMTLAADLLRHEDATVAAVAAKVGYADGFAFSAAFKRVRGVRPSTVRTG
- a CDS encoding type II toxin-antitoxin system VapC family toxin, translated to MSGRVLFDTSVIIDSAGVRLGSFSDAEPVVSAVTVAELAYGLDTRDPIERHNRLERYHAVLDRMAVLAFDKPAATFYGTLAALVRQSGRDPRPRRMDLQIAATAVAHRIPVVTRNGKDFAGLERLLQVIAV
- a CDS encoding NAD(P)H-binding protein, which gives rise to MTEQPILVLGATGKTGRRVADRLRADGQRVRAASRSGETRFDWTEPSTWDSALSGVRAAFLVAPEDEPGVPPEFVRRAAEHGVPRLVLLSARGVEELGDDALLAAEHAVRGSGAEWTILRPSWFDQNFDEGMFRPALLAGELVLPVGDGLEPFIDAGDIADVAVAALTGDGHAGRTYELTGPRALSFAEAVGLIASASGRPIRFTDLPAEQFAAAQLADGVPKEAVDLLTELFETIRLSRNAAVTDDVRHVLGRPPRDFTTYATTWR